A window from Neoarius graeffei isolate fNeoGra1 chromosome 14, fNeoGra1.pri, whole genome shotgun sequence encodes these proteins:
- the zfp36l2 gene encoding mRNA decay activator protein ZFP36L2: MSASVLSSIYDFDLLFREKNQGSNAMHVNNVLERRTVGIPLSTSNKNNNRFNAGGYFRANSISHMDSMSSGKESPTPAYMNKENKFRDRAFSETGERGQQLQEMLQPKSGSQINSTRYKTELCRPFEENGSCKYGEKCQFAHGYHELRNLSRHPKYKTEPCRTFHTIGFCPYGPRCHFIHNVDERRSAPSTQLRLQRGECTLPTDKESAPFFTHKDRPRLHHSLSFSGFSSSHGAMIESPTSRTPPPPASCALSFFEDSLGPSPHCLNAFGIPEQDLKAFLAPLIPHAQSAFTGQASYGPPPSPPFSVSSFAPVRLISDSPPVFDSPPSPLDSLSDPESFVSGSRCSSGTISGSESPSLDSNRRLPIFSRLSISDD; the protein is encoded by the exons ATGTCGGCTTCAGTTCTGTCTTCCATTTATGACTTCGACCTGTTGTTCAGG GAGAAAAATCAAGGTTCTAATGCAATGCACGTGAACAACGTTTTGGAGAGGAGAACTGTCGGGATACCTCTCTCCACCTCCAATAAAAACAATAACAGGTTCAATGCAGGCGGTTACTTCCGGGCCAACTCCATCAGCCACATGGACTCTATGAGCAGTGGCAAGGAGAGCCCTACACCAGCTTACATGAATAAGGAGAACAAGTTTCGTGACCGCGCCTTTAGTGAGACAGGGGAACGTGGTCAGCAACTTCAGGAAATGCTCCAGCCCAAGTCCGGCTCTCAGATCAACTCCACCCGGTATAAAACTGAGCTGTGCAGGCCTTTCGAGGAAAACGGCTCCTGCAAGTATGGAGAGAAGTGCCAGTTTGCGCATGGCTACCACGAACTGCGCAATCTTTCCCGCCATCCCAAGTACAAGACCGAGCCATGCCGCACCTTCCACACCATTGGTTTCTGTCCATACGGCCCGCGCTGTCACTTCATCCACAACGTGGACGAGCGCAGGAGCGCGCCAAGCACGCAGCTGAGACTCCAGCGAGGCGAGTGCACGCTGCCAACTGACAAGGAGTCTGCTCCGTTTTTCACGCACAAAGACAGACCCAGGTTGCACCACAGCCTGAGTTTCTCAGGCTTCTCAAGCTCTCACGGTGCCATGATTGAGAGCCCGACGTCACGCACGCCCCCGCCACCCGCCTCCTGTGCGCTCTCGTTCTTCGAGGACTCCCTGGGTCCGAGTCCACACTGCCTGAACGCCTTTGGGATCCCCGAACAAGACCTAAAGGCTTTCCTTGCCCCTTTAATCCCACATGCCCAAAGTGCTTTTACTGGACAGGCCTCGTACGGGCCACCCCCTTCACCTCCGTTCTCAGTCAGCTCGTTTGCGCCAGTGCGCCTGATCTCCGACTCCCCACCGGTGTTTGACTCCCCGCCGAGCCCCCTGGACTCCCTCTCAGACCCGGAGAGCTTCGTCAGCGGCTCCCGCTGCTCGTCCGGTACGATCAGCGGCTCCGAGTCGCCCAGCCTGGATTCAAACAGACGTCTGCCAATTTTCAGCAGGCTGTCCATCTCAGatgactaa